The Humulus lupulus chromosome 3, drHumLupu1.1, whole genome shotgun sequence genome window below encodes:
- the LOC133824220 gene encoding homogentisate phytyltransferase 1, chloroplastic-like, which translates to MKALGLYLYLGEIENLKLFARIVILECLLHNLMLGIGLLGLKNVIHQFSEKIDSCIDNRPVCSCYGYRMKILSFSPSEPHEQLQDDNHVVYPEEKMMSYPFKKLLSNLFDLVVLEIRALAFVLVLHQLKHCIETSISYQRPNKRFLVNATDGQPLESEPKNVLNSVKDSLDAFYRFSQPHTVIGTALSIVSVSLLAVEKLTDFSPLFFAGMLEAVAAALLMNIYIVGLNQLYDIDIDKVNKPYLPLASREYSIQTGVMIVASFSVLSFGLGWIVGSWPLFWALFISFALRTAYSINVPLLRWKRFALVAAMCILAVRAVIVQIAFFLHMQTHVFKRPAAFSRPLIFAISFMSFFSVVIALFKVSTFVFFHGTMLYAFPFCLISTVLGHTILASILWTNAKSVDLSSKAAITSFYMFIWKVNNYGAKFNLFGAQFSLTKLQK; encoded by the exons ATGAAAGCTTTGGGACTTTATTTATATTTGGGGGAGATTGAAAATTTGAAACTGTTTGCTCGAATAGTTATTTTAGAGTGTTTACTACATAATTTGATGTTGGGTATTGGGTTATTAGGATTG AAAAATGTAATTCATCAATTTTCTGAAAAAATTGATTCTTGTATTGATAATCGCCCTGTTTGTTCTTGTTATGGCTATAGGATGAAGATCTTATCTTTTTCACCCTCGGAACCTCATGAACAGCTGCAAGACGATAATCATGTTGTATATCCAGAGGAGAAGATGA TGTCTTATCCTTTTAAGAAACTTCTGTCGAATCTATTCGATTTGGTTGTGCTGGAAATAAG GGCATTGGCATTTGTGCTTGTGCTGCATCAACTG AAGCATTGCATTGAAACATCTATATCCTACCAGAGACCAAATAAAAGATTCCTGGTTAATGCTACTGATGGACAACCTCTTGAATCGGAGCCAAAAAATGTTTTGAACTCCGTTAAAGATTCCTTGGATGCTTTCTATAGGTTTTCACAGCCACATACAGTCATAGGCACG GCATTGAGCATAGTCTCAGTTTCCCTACTTGCAGTCGAGAAGCTTACAGACTTTTCACCATTATTTTTTGCTGGGATGTTGGAG GCTGTTGCAGCTGCCCTCTTAATGAACATTTACATTGTTGGTTTGAATCAGTTGTATGATATTGATATAGACAAG GTTAACAAGCCATATCTTCCGTTGGCGTCACGGGAATATTCAATTCAAACTGGTGTCATGATTGTCGCATCCTTTTCTGTTCTG AGTTTTGGCCTTGGATGGATTGTTGGGTCATGGCCATTATTTTGGGCCCTATTCATCAGTTTTGCATTGAGAACTGCTTATTCAATCAAT GTGCCCCTTTTGAGATGGAAGAGATTTGCTTTAGTTGCAGCAATGTGCATTCTCGCAGTTCGAGCAGTGATTGTTCAAATAGCTTTTTTTCTTCACATGCAG ACCCATGTCTTTAAAAGGCCAGCTGCCTTCTCAAGGCCTCTCATATTTGCAATTTCATTTATGAGCTTCTTCTCAGTTGTTATAGCATTATTTAAGGTATCAACTTTTGTTTTTTTCCATGGAACTATGTTGTATGCTTTCCCTTTCTGCTTGATTAGTACT GTATTGGGACACACAATTTTGGCTTCAATACTCTGGACTAATGCCAAGTCGGTTGATTTGAGCAGCAAAGCTGCAATAACATCGTTTTACATGTTCATATGGAAGGTAAATAACTATGGTGCCAAATTTAATTTGTTTGGCGCTCAGTTTAGTTTAACAAAAttgcaaaaataa